The proteins below are encoded in one region of Myxococcales bacterium:
- a CDS encoding polysaccharide deacetylase family protein — MTKGEVVLTFDDGPHPGKTPKVLDLLAKHQLVATFFLVGHNIRRDTYTLVQRMVAEGHSLGSHTYNHDVGMAVRNHGEKSIEYIRGEHETTRVLIELALLASSPDDFDALFTRVFDRKTGTYLPAASLRSEWQSFAARHAEVLAERGYTDGRRPYAIVYSRPPAGTPYVGLSTRDQQKLYDSALARLGFLNIMWHGESGDTNPQRKTEFSYLTENLAYHSRRGGVILIHDYIRTDALSAALGSIAKNPNVHVVPMASALKQKYGCGTALLARTLSGLGTGAVAAK; from the coding sequence ATGACGAAGGGAGAGGTGGTGCTCACGTTCGATGACGGTCCGCATCCTGGAAAGACCCCGAAGGTGCTGGACCTCCTGGCCAAACACCAGCTGGTCGCGACGTTCTTTCTGGTCGGGCACAACATCCGCCGGGACACCTACACTCTGGTTCAGCGCATGGTCGCCGAAGGTCACAGCCTGGGATCACACACTTACAACCACGACGTCGGCATGGCGGTGCGCAACCACGGAGAAAAGAGCATCGAGTACATCCGGGGCGAGCACGAGACGACCCGAGTCTTGATCGAGTTGGCATTACTCGCGAGCTCTCCCGACGACTTTGATGCGCTCTTCACCCGGGTGTTTGACAGGAAAACGGGAACCTATCTGCCCGCGGCTTCACTCCGCAGTGAATGGCAGAGCTTCGCGGCTCGGCATGCGGAGGTGCTCGCCGAGCGGGGCTACACGGATGGGCGCAGGCCGTACGCAATCGTGTATTCGCGGCCCCCTGCCGGCACTCCGTACGTCGGGCTCTCCACGCGCGATCAGCAGAAACTCTACGACTCCGCCCTCGCCCGCCTGGGGTTCCTCAACATCATGTGGCACGGTGAGTCCGGCGACACCAACCCCCAGCGCAAGACCGAGTTCTCGTATCTGACGGAGAACCTCGCCTACCACTCGCGACGGGGCGGGGTGATCCTGATCCACGACTACATTCGAACCGATGCCCTCTCGGCGGCGCTCGGCAGCATAGCGAAGAACCCGAACGTTCACGTCGTGCCCATGGCGAGCGCCCTGAAGCAAAAGTACGGCTGCGGGACCGCGCTGCTGGCCCGGACACTTTCGGGTCTCGGCACGGGCGCAGTGGCGGCGAAGTGA
- a CDS encoding DUF4126 domain-containing protein: protein MALGEIWSTVAAVALGIGLAATAGLRAWLPLFSVGVLARLGVVEVGESFQFVGSTPALILFGVATVVEIVADKVPALDHALDVVSTVVRPLAGALLSAAAIYQVKDPLIAVVIGLCVGAPVALAPHAAKSAFRAASTATTAGIANPFVSLIEDGLAIGLLIAVVLLPLLSLVLVACCVWWLARRRRRPTPAVS from the coding sequence GTGGCGCTGGGAGAGATCTGGAGCACGGTCGCGGCGGTGGCGCTCGGGATCGGGCTCGCGGCTACCGCAGGCCTACGCGCCTGGCTGCCACTCTTTTCAGTCGGCGTGCTCGCGCGACTCGGGGTGGTGGAGGTCGGCGAGAGTTTCCAGTTCGTCGGCTCGACCCCAGCGCTGATCCTCTTCGGAGTCGCCACGGTGGTGGAGATCGTCGCGGACAAAGTGCCAGCACTGGACCATGCGCTCGACGTCGTCTCGACGGTCGTGCGACCTCTGGCTGGGGCGCTGCTCTCGGCTGCGGCGATCTACCAGGTGAAAGACCCGCTGATTGCCGTGGTGATCGGCTTGTGTGTCGGCGCGCCGGTTGCGCTGGCGCCGCACGCCGCCAAATCCGCGTTCCGAGCTGCCTCAACGGCGACCACTGCCGGCATCGCCAACCCGTTCGTCAGCCTGATTGAAGACGGCCTGGCGATCGGCTTGTTGATTGCCGTCGTGCTCTTGCCGCTGCTCTCGCTCGTGCTCGTAGCCTGCTGTGTGTGGTGGCTCGCGCGTCGCCGACGGCGCCCCACTCCCGCCGTCAGCTGA
- a CDS encoding rhomboid family intramembrane serine protease, giving the protein MTPKRGFSAAAWASSPTALLLGVYLVAHVAMVLTGGRSEITTASTETLMKFGASYAPLVREGQLHRLVASMFLHIGLLHLLMNSAALLSIGPTLERDYGPTRFVAIYLASGVMGSVASVLWHLREPVVSAGASGAICGAIAAGAVRAHLDGPKRSDERRMLVSWAVATLAFGALIQADNAAHVGGLLAGGALGWLARKRARGSERPVAASALVVIVVMVAFGGSVLLREHSDTAPAKVNQGVDLARGGDLDGAIAAYRRALVLEPRDPTAHYDLGLALEQKDDFEAAIVHLERARELEPSPDHLRALVGAHINHGVSLANKGDLQGAIAAYRRALLLDEGSVPARRNLALALGEAGDRAGGIAELERTLAAQPSEDLQRALVSLLVRDAGELARAGKHREAIVQYRKAIGLEPNDSRTYVDLGDSLLEIDDADGAVAALEKAAKLEDSVEVRELLARAIEARRDARADAGDLSGALDDLGRATLLGLAPPPDAGVDSGARP; this is encoded by the coding sequence GTGACTCCGAAACGGGGCTTCTCCGCCGCCGCCTGGGCTTCGAGCCCCACGGCCCTCTTGCTCGGTGTCTACCTGGTTGCCCACGTCGCGATGGTGCTAACCGGCGGTCGCAGCGAGATCACCACGGCGTCCACCGAGACGTTGATGAAGTTCGGCGCGAGCTACGCGCCGCTGGTGCGAGAGGGACAGCTGCATCGTCTGGTGGCCTCGATGTTTCTGCACATCGGGCTCTTGCACCTGCTGATGAACTCCGCAGCCTTGCTCTCCATCGGGCCGACTCTCGAGCGCGACTATGGTCCCACTCGCTTCGTTGCCATCTATCTCGCGTCGGGGGTCATGGGCTCCGTTGCGTCGGTGCTCTGGCACCTGCGCGAGCCCGTTGTCTCCGCCGGTGCGTCGGGCGCGATCTGTGGCGCCATCGCGGCGGGGGCGGTGCGCGCGCACCTCGACGGACCGAAGCGCTCGGACGAGCGTCGTATGCTCGTGTCTTGGGCCGTCGCCACGCTGGCGTTTGGTGCGCTGATTCAGGCAGACAACGCCGCGCACGTCGGGGGGCTCCTGGCGGGTGGCGCGCTCGGTTGGCTGGCAAGGAAGCGAGCGCGCGGCAGTGAGCGCCCGGTCGCGGCCTCCGCCTTGGTCGTCATCGTCGTCATGGTTGCCTTCGGCGGTTCGGTCCTTCTGCGGGAGCACTCCGACACGGCGCCGGCCAAGGTCAACCAAGGCGTCGATCTGGCGCGGGGCGGGGATCTGGACGGGGCGATCGCCGCGTACCGACGCGCGCTCGTGCTCGAACCGAGAGATCCGACCGCGCACTACGACCTCGGTCTCGCCCTGGAGCAAAAGGACGACTTCGAGGCGGCCATCGTTCATCTGGAGCGAGCGCGGGAGCTCGAACCGAGCCCGGACCACCTGCGCGCATTGGTCGGCGCGCACATCAACCACGGCGTGTCGCTGGCAAACAAGGGAGACCTGCAGGGCGCCATCGCTGCCTATCGCCGGGCGCTCCTTCTGGACGAGGGGAGTGTGCCCGCCCGTCGGAACCTCGCCCTGGCGCTGGGAGAGGCAGGGGACCGCGCGGGTGGCATTGCCGAGCTCGAACGCACGCTCGCCGCGCAGCCCTCCGAAGATCTACAGCGTGCATTGGTCTCGCTCCTGGTTCGCGACGCAGGAGAGCTGGCGCGCGCGGGAAAACACCGGGAGGCCATCGTGCAATACCGGAAGGCCATCGGCCTCGAGCCGAACGACTCTCGAACCTACGTGGACCTCGGGGATTCGCTGCTCGAGATCGACGACGCCGACGGAGCCGTCGCAGCCCTCGAGAAGGCAGCCAAGCTGGAGGACTCGGTGGAGGTTCGGGAGCTGCTCGCGCGGGCCATCGAAGCACGGCGTGACGCACGAGCGGACGCTGGTGATCTGAGCGGCGCCCTCGACGATCTGGGGCGTGCGACGCTGCTCGGTCTGGCACCGCCGCCGGACGCGGGCGTCGATTCGGGCGCCCGGCCCTGA
- a CDS encoding sigma-70 family RNA polymerase sigma factor, translating into MTDNAEPSDAELLASIASRSSHLESNQAQAMFYSRHVRYLYGVLVRRQSKLLSLAGVSAEDLVQETFHRAFERAHTFKPDDTLDAELGRRRTRAWLGRVAQNLLADQLVRFREVSASPYLDRVSSEGLDESPTPSREVDLVSEGLDALTEREQDVLRVTALYQRAGDHQRLPNAISAELAARWGTSNENIRAIRFRAMKKLTDFVTSRIGQEKTP; encoded by the coding sequence ATGACGGACAACGCCGAGCCGAGCGACGCTGAGCTGCTCGCGAGCATCGCGTCCCGGTCATCTCACCTCGAGTCGAACCAAGCGCAGGCCATGTTCTATTCGCGTCACGTCCGCTATCTGTATGGCGTGCTCGTGCGTCGCCAGTCCAAGCTCCTGTCCCTGGCCGGAGTCAGCGCGGAGGACTTGGTGCAAGAGACCTTCCACCGTGCGTTCGAGCGCGCTCACACCTTCAAGCCCGACGACACACTCGATGCGGAGCTTGGCCGACGGCGCACCCGCGCGTGGCTCGGTCGCGTTGCGCAGAACTTGCTCGCCGATCAGCTCGTGCGCTTTCGTGAGGTCAGCGCGAGCCCCTACCTCGATCGAGTCTCCTCGGAGGGCCTCGACGAGAGCCCAACGCCCTCCCGGGAGGTCGACCTCGTCAGTGAAGGCCTCGATGCGTTGACGGAGCGCGAGCAAGACGTGCTGCGCGTGACGGCACTCTACCAGCGCGCGGGCGACCACCAACGGCTTCCTAACGCGATCTCGGCCGAGCTCGCAGCGCGCTGGGGCACCAGCAACGAGAACATCCGCGCGATCCGTTTTCGGGCGATGAAAAAACTGACGGACTTCGTCACCTCGCGCATCGGGCAGGAGAAGACGCCATGA
- a CDS encoding serine/threonine protein kinase has protein sequence MVPSPKNDAAANRVGSVLKDKWQLDALLGIGGMAWVYAATHRNKNRVAIKLLFPEFSGNSEVRRRFLREGYAANSIGHPGAVTVFDDDVTDDGLAFLVMELLEGKTLADLRRERKGRLDPKTVLGNMVGVLDVLATAHEKGVIHRDIKPGNIFVTNDRGVKVVDFGIARVREGRLDAELTRSGDLLGSAAFMAPEQARGRWDEVDARTDLFAVGATMYQLLVGRPVHPGDTPQDRLISAATEPARSIGSVLPSLPRSVVEVVDRALEFDKTRRWQHAREMQAAVEQALKRIDVLGSTLVMQDGPAPLLSSPEAAEPPAAPAVASAPVPRAVAAASPAPPPTAAPMARSAASNLGATRVYGSPEDAAAVARAQAELGRRLQAQPPPEAQGRHAPVPPSAEAPEPVLTAFPARAPPPASPGPAPGAAPPVSVGSQPRRPRRGLLVAVVVVVFGGGVLLLLAAVGLWYAEQRGFKLPGAS, from the coding sequence GTGGTCCCAAGCCCCAAGAACGACGCGGCCGCGAATCGAGTGGGCAGTGTGCTCAAAGACAAGTGGCAACTCGACGCCCTGCTCGGGATCGGCGGCATGGCGTGGGTGTACGCCGCGACTCATCGCAACAAGAACCGTGTTGCGATCAAGCTGCTGTTCCCGGAGTTCTCCGGAAATTCGGAGGTCCGTCGCCGCTTCTTGCGCGAGGGATACGCGGCCAACAGCATCGGACATCCGGGCGCCGTCACCGTCTTCGACGACGACGTAACCGACGACGGGCTTGCGTTCCTGGTGATGGAGCTGCTCGAGGGAAAGACGCTGGCCGATCTTCGCAGGGAGCGCAAAGGCCGGCTCGATCCCAAGACGGTGCTCGGGAACATGGTGGGAGTTCTGGACGTGCTGGCGACCGCGCACGAAAAGGGCGTGATCCATCGCGACATCAAGCCGGGCAACATCTTCGTTACCAATGACCGCGGCGTGAAGGTCGTGGACTTTGGCATCGCCCGAGTTCGCGAGGGGCGGCTCGATGCGGAGCTGACACGTTCGGGCGACCTGCTTGGCTCGGCTGCGTTCATGGCACCGGAGCAAGCCCGAGGTCGTTGGGACGAGGTCGACGCGAGGACGGATCTCTTCGCCGTCGGCGCGACCATGTACCAGCTGCTCGTGGGCCGTCCGGTCCACCCAGGCGACACGCCACAAGACCGCTTGATTTCCGCGGCCACGGAGCCGGCGCGCTCGATCGGAAGTGTGCTGCCGAGCCTACCGCGATCGGTCGTCGAGGTTGTCGACCGCGCGCTCGAGTTCGACAAGACTCGGCGCTGGCAGCACGCGCGGGAAATGCAAGCGGCCGTCGAGCAGGCACTCAAGCGCATCGATGTCCTGGGCAGCACGCTCGTGATGCAAGACGGGCCCGCCCCGCTGCTCTCGTCCCCCGAGGCCGCCGAACCGCCCGCTGCGCCAGCGGTCGCTTCCGCGCCGGTGCCACGGGCGGTAGCTGCGGCGTCGCCCGCGCCGCCGCCGACCGCCGCGCCAATGGCGCGGTCCGCCGCGTCGAATCTCGGCGCAACGAGAGTCTACGGTTCACCGGAGGACGCGGCGGCAGTCGCCCGAGCCCAGGCGGAACTCGGACGCAGACTGCAGGCCCAACCGCCACCCGAGGCCCAGGGACGACACGCCCCCGTTCCACCAAGCGCGGAAGCGCCTGAGCCTGTGCTGACAGCTTTCCCAGCCCGAGCCCCGCCTCCGGCGAGTCCGGGGCCGGCCCCTGGGGCGGCGCCTCCGGTCTCGGTGGGCAGCCAACCGAGACGACCTCGGCGCGGTCTCCTGGTTGCGGTCGTGGTCGTCGTGTTTGGGGGCGGAGTCCTGCTTTTGTTGGCGGCGGTCGGCCTTTGGTACGCGGAACAGCGGGGATTCAAGCTCCCTGGAGCGTCCTGA